The Rhodoferax ferrireducens T118 DNA segment CATGACGCTTGTCATCCGCATCAACGCTGTAAAAATGCTGCTCCACGGTGGAAGCAGCAGCGTTGGAACGTGCGACTTCAATCGTCACCGGGTCTTGCAGATAGCTGCTGGCCAGGCGTTTGATCTCGGACGAAAACGTGGCCGAGAACAGCAAGGTGATGCGCTGCTTGGGCAAATAGCTCAGGATGCGTTGCAGATCGGGCAAAAAGCCGATGTCCAACATGCGGTCGGCCTCATCGAGCACCACATATTCCACCTGGTTCAGCACGCAATTCTTGGCTTCGATGTGGTCCAGCAGCCGCCCGGGCGTGGCCACCAGCACTTCAACGCCTTTTTTCAATTCCAGCGTCTGGGGCTTCATGTCCATACCGCCAAAAACAACCGCGCTACGCAGATTGGTATGGACGGCATAGTCTTTAATCGCTTGCGCCACCTGGTCGGCCAGCTCACGCGTGGGCAGCAGCACCAAGGCGCGCACCGGATGGCGGGCCGGTGAGGTCGAACTGTTTTCGTGCTTGAGCATGCGCTGCAGCAAAGGCAGGGCAAAAGCGGCTGTCTTGCCGGTCCCGGTCTGGGCCGCGCCCATCACGTCACGGCCCTGCAGCACCACTGGAATGGCCTGCGCCTGAATCGGTGTCATGGTCTCGTATCCCATGTCGGCCACGGCGCGCGCCAAAGGGGCGGCGAGCTGCAACTGGGCAAAGGCCATGGGAAGGGTATCGGGGGTCAGTTCAGTCATCAAATCGGTCATTCATAGCCAAGGTTAAGTGCTATCGATCCGATAGCTGGTGAAATCCCCAAGCCTGGGGACAAACAGTCATTATCCTCTATACAGGAAAATGCTGCGGTGCAGGCGCCCCATTCGACGCTGTGGGAGGCCGCTAAAATAGCGCCGAAAGGTTTAAGTTCATGAATATTTTTCACCGCCCCTATTACCAGTCTGAAGCAACGCAGTTCATCGATCAGCTCAAAGCCAAGAACCCTGAGCTGGCGGTAAAGCAGCGCCAGGGGCTGAAACTATTGTGGGACAAGGCTGTCGACTGGAGCGCCTGGCGCGAGTACCGGGCCGCCCAGGTCAAGCAAAAACCTTACGTCTACCAGACCCTGACTGATTAAGAGTCAAATTGGCCTCCAGCCCCCTGAAACAGGGTGCTTATAGCTATATATTAAATAGCAGAATGACTGCCTGGCATGGTTGACAGCGCCGAGCTGCTCGCCCAATTCAAGCCCGATTCATCCGGCATGCCGGATGTGGTGGACCACGTCGCGGTCGCCCGCTTGTATGGTGAGCCGCTGTTTGCCATGCCGCGGGATTTGTACATTCCC contains these protein-coding regions:
- a CDS encoding DUF3460 family protein; translation: MNIFHRPYYQSEATQFIDQLKAKNPELAVKQRQGLKLLWDKAVDWSAWREYRAAQVKQKPYVYQTLTD